The Pseudoalteromonas ruthenica genome has a window encoding:
- a CDS encoding lytic polysaccharide monooxygenase, with the protein MRTPQAKLLSLAVSALAVGAALSASQAYAHGYMDSPKARQAICQAQGGYWWPEDGSNIPNLACRAAYLESGHFQFIQEHEFAVNTADYYNQAAVEASVPDGTLCAAGDTNKRGMNLPSAHWQRSDVTPNANGEIKVRFRATTPHNPSFWKFYLSKPGFDGATQTLAWSDLELVQEVGNIDFIKDAEGHRYYEMNVAIPAERQGDAILYTRWQRDDAAGEGFYNCSDITIVRDGGPSDPSQWQSIGYYLQQGQTPAVGDSIWVRLFDESGQELVNQMFAVSADNQASWQQDLAVMLNLDYSQYMQIGLQDQQGQVVYQSGDPLVNQVYTTNANYSYSLSVQQAPGNSAPTVVKPDDITLAEGQSSVVHVHAFDDEQSTLNYSWDVPAPLTMSSEGANLTITAANVDTDTPYTITVTVSDGELSTSQSFVVTVTDTSTNPDPSYPAWQASATYVAGDKVSYNASDYEAKWWNQGEQPDQSSAWQTLSKDAGSAQWDSQRAYESGATVLYQGQQYQAKWWTQGDIPGQASVWQAL; encoded by the coding sequence ATGAGAACACCACAAGCGAAATTATTATCACTGGCTGTGTCAGCGCTAGCCGTTGGTGCTGCGCTCAGCGCCAGCCAAGCTTATGCCCATGGTTATATGGATAGCCCGAAGGCCCGCCAAGCTATTTGTCAGGCTCAGGGCGGTTATTGGTGGCCAGAAGATGGTTCCAACATTCCTAACTTGGCGTGTCGCGCAGCCTATTTGGAATCAGGGCACTTTCAGTTTATTCAAGAACATGAATTTGCCGTTAACACCGCTGATTACTACAACCAAGCAGCGGTTGAGGCCAGCGTTCCCGATGGCACCTTGTGCGCCGCTGGAGACACCAACAAGCGCGGTATGAATTTACCTTCAGCGCATTGGCAACGCAGTGACGTGACCCCCAATGCTAATGGCGAGATTAAGGTGCGCTTTCGTGCGACCACTCCACATAACCCCAGCTTTTGGAAGTTTTACCTAAGCAAACCCGGGTTTGATGGCGCCACGCAAACACTTGCCTGGAGCGATCTAGAGCTGGTGCAAGAAGTGGGCAATATCGACTTTATCAAGGACGCTGAGGGTCATCGCTACTATGAAATGAATGTCGCTATTCCCGCTGAGCGCCAAGGTGATGCCATCTTGTACACACGCTGGCAGCGTGATGACGCAGCTGGAGAGGGGTTTTACAACTGTAGTGACATCACCATAGTGCGTGATGGCGGGCCTAGTGATCCCAGCCAGTGGCAAAGCATTGGTTACTACTTGCAACAAGGTCAAACACCGGCGGTGGGTGATTCTATTTGGGTGCGGCTATTTGACGAGAGCGGTCAAGAGCTAGTTAACCAAATGTTTGCCGTCAGCGCCGATAACCAAGCAAGCTGGCAGCAAGACCTCGCGGTTATGCTTAATCTCGACTACAGCCAATATATGCAAATTGGTTTGCAAGACCAGCAAGGTCAAGTGGTCTATCAAAGCGGCGACCCGCTGGTAAATCAGGTATACACCACCAATGCCAACTACAGCTATAGCTTAAGTGTGCAACAAGCACCAGGTAATAGTGCGCCCACTGTGGTTAAGCCTGATGACATTACCTTGGCTGAAGGACAATCCAGTGTCGTTCATGTGCATGCTTTTGACGATGAGCAAAGTACTCTGAATTATAGCTGGGATGTGCCAGCACCACTGACTATGAGCAGTGAGGGTGCCAACCTAACGATCACCGCTGCCAATGTCGATACCGATACCCCGTACACCATTACAGTCACTGTCTCAGATGGTGAACTCAGTACCAGCCAAAGCTTTGTTGTCACCGTTACCGATACCAGCACTAACCCTGACCCAAGTTACCCTGCGTGGCAGGCCAGTGCTACTTATGTAGCGGGCGACAAGGTGAGCTACAACGCCAGCGACTATGAGGCGAAGTGGTGGAATCAAGGTGAACAACCTGATCAATCCTCGGCATGGCAAACGCTGAGTAAAGATGCTGGCAGCGCACAATGGGATAGTCAGCGCGCTTATGAAAGTGGCGCGACGGTGCTCTATCAAGGGCAACAATACCAAGCTAAGTGGTGGACTCAAGGGGATATCCCGGGTCAGGCCTCCGTTTGGCAAGCACTTTAA